The sequence acaagattttcttaaatcttgaactccaaaaatattgtacacgatATAATTATCCACCCAACTTTAGATAAACTGCAAATCTTacatcttaaataaaataatgagatagataccCAAAGATTGAATAATCCTagcacaattaaattaaaaaaatattatcacgattGCAAAATCTTGGATTTTACAATTACTATTCAAATTTCCAACTTCTTTGTTTCATACACTACACACACAACTCTTTGGcaacaaaaatcatgttttctaattataaataattttttttttaaaaaaaacatgtttacTAGTACAAATGAATACACAAATTCAAAAGAACCACGACAATATTTCGATTTGCGTGTGTGCCATGTAAAACTGcatcaatttatttaaaaatgataaaaaaaaaatttaactactAAAAACACAACGATTGTAGATACTAAATTTGACCGTCCGTTATGATCTCCTAAACAAATATGACatcataaacaaataaaactaGAGAAACACTACTGGGAATTGAGAGATaaaatcttaacatgatatatattttcaataaaatgtaGGAATTGTTGACATATACTAAATAACGTtgctaaaatatgaaaaagatgATTTGAACTATTGAAAACTGGAATGAAAACTATGAAAACGATTGACAAAAGCAATGAGAATTCTTCAGGGAGTTTGCTAGAATTTGTGCGAGAGattgtgtgtgttttgtttTCTAGCCGATTATCTCTTTTTCTGCTGAACGCTGGGCGGTTTTCTCCACTCTCCAATGACCAATGATCTTCTCCAGTTTCTTTGCAAGATCTTTTCTTATTTGAGCACTTCTTGATTTATCTAAATCAATTTGAATCGATGGAAATTCAGCTAATTTGTCAGCCAAATTTTGATGGGCTTGCATAATTAAATTGGACTTACGCAATTTTAGCCCAAACACATGTATTTCAAATGTTGAATGTGACTCGAGCCTACTACTCATACGAAATAAATTTACTGGCTATACTGATGAACTAGCTACAAGTTGGGGTTCAATCGAATTCAGATCACACCCCGTCGTCATACGGTATTGAAGTATACGCCAGCCACTCATCTCCGGTGATAAACTCCGATACGGTAAAGTTAGATGCCTCGTTGTAGTCCATCACCCTGTACCCTCTCCAAGAAACTCGTTTACTCGTATCCGAACCAGGCCCGAAATTCTCATACTCCCCGTAATACAAAGTGTCCAATCCCTGATCCCCATCCCATGGAGTCCATCCTTCTGCTTCAATGAACTCATCAATATAACTATCCAAAACCACAGTCCTGGAATAATTCTTCCACGGCCTGCCTAAATAACTCCTCACCACGCTCGAGTTCGCGTACAAGTCGTCCGTAGCCAAAATTGAACAGTTCTGCAACGATATCCCCGTGTTCTCATCGGGGTTTTCGCGTGACTGGGCCGTGATCACCGTGAACTGGCCCGGCAGTGGCATGCGGGAGATGATGCTGCAGCCCTGGAAGATGGCGGCCGCGTTCCCGAAAATGTAGTCTATGGTGCCGAATATGTCGCACTCTCTGAAGAACTGCCGGAAGGAGTGTACGTAGAGGGAGTCCTGGAAACCGAGGATGACGCATTTGTATAGGGCGGACAGGTCCGCGCTTATGCGGAGGGCCACGGCCTGGTGTTTCTCCGGCCCGGCCGTGTTCTCGAAAGATATTCCGCGTGCAAGGAATCCTTCACCCGATACCGCTGAAagattattagatatatgaggctggaaaactatattttttaagaaatattaaaatatcaaattatacatTTGAAATGAATGAAATTTTGAAGATTTACCAACGGTGGCAGATCTGAAAGTGGTCCACCCATCGGCAACACTTCTGCTGCCAGTAATCCAAGTAACATCGTTCCCATCTCCAATGAAAACAATGTTAGTCTTCCAGCTCGGAATCTCCACATTTTCTTGATAAACTCCTTGCATTATATAGATAATGGTCCTATCCATACTGTTATTCGGGGCAAAATTCACAGCATCTGATACAGTAGTGAAGTTCCCGCTCCCATCTGCTGCCACCGTCAGCAAATCTCTAGGATCATATTCATTACCCTGTAGGATCCGCCACATTCCCCTGGACAGCCATGGCGGAAAACCGAGGAGCCGCCGGTTGTTCCCGCCGCCGCTTGGCGAGCCAGGCTTCGAAATCATGGACAATGAGTTGCTGACATGCTCGTAAGCGGTGCTTAAGGAAGATATCAGCGTGGGTTTCAGTGAACCCGTGGCTGAGCTCAGACCCTCCAAGCAAGTGACTCTGTTCGTCAAAGCCGCGCTGAGAAAAGTCCTGGCGTCGGTTAGTTTTCTTGAATCGGGCGAATTAATTAGTCGGGAAATGGATTTCTTCAAAGAAGAAAGTGTGATTTGGTGCAGCTCCTTGCAGTCTTGGATGGTGCCCCTTTGTTTCTCGACAAGATTGGAGTACCCTGCGTTGGAGAAGAGATCGGAGAGCTTGAGAGACTCGGCTATGGCGGTTTTCAGGGTCTGGAGTAGGAAGGCGAGAGTGCTCGGGCGGATGTTTATGGAGAGGCTGAGCTTCAGAGAATCGAAACAGGAATCGGGGAATGGTGTAGATTTGCAGAAGCTTTTAATGTGTGAAAGATGGGATTGTGAATCAGATGAAGATTGCAAAGAATGTGTTGCTGAGAGGAAGAAGGAAGAGAGAATCATCAGAGACTTGAAGATGGTGGAAGCCATGGCGGCTGGAGAGGCAATGGAGACTCGCTCGTGTTTAAATATGGCtaaagaattatttttaatatagtttctataaataatttatttttaaaatgagtttatttGGAAATCGTTTTTAAAGATATGAATAAAAATTACTATTTGCTTCAAACTTTTGCCCAaaaatgtcttttttttttcttttatatttctCATTGAACATGTCTcttatacaaaatatatttttatgagacgagtcaacatatatattttacacaTGAGTTATTTACGTTGAATTTTAATGCTTCAATACGTATGTTTTATTCGATATAAAATAGTGAAAATTAtggagaaaaatgaaaaaaatatatctcaAAATTTAAGTATCGAAGAAAGTTTTATTAAATCGAAAAATACAAAgacattaaaaattattaacataaagatattttatctgatatataatataaatatagagCAACTGACACGAAAAGTAGAATAAGTTCAAATTAGGCTGCTTTACTCGTGAAAGACTCGAGCAACCAGTGATCCAACTAAATGTATACATGACGTAAGCAAGGGGCTCCTCTCTAGATTACGAGAGTTGATCTTCCGGaagtatatgtatgtatgtatatatataatggacCAAATCCTAAACACATAAACCGATTACGAGATGTAAAGTAATGGAACCAGACTAATCTAGTAGTATACAAGATCAAACCGGTTCAAAATTTGCTAAATTGGATGTATAACCCAACCCAAAACCGATTCAGAACGAAACAAATTCATCCGAACTCAACCGAATAATTGGCCAAATTAGAATGGAATATGACTAGGTTCATACCCAATTCGtatcaatattttttccaaTACCCAATTAGTGGACGATTACACCGAGTCGGGTTGATGAATTGGAGATGGTTGCGCGGGCACCTATAGGTGCACTCTCAAGGGAGAAAGAACGTTAATGGGCGCCGGAAGATTCTCCGGCATGAtcactccgacgctcaagtcagtgaAGACAGTGAAGGGTTTTAGAGAATCTTGTAGCAAATGTTGTAGATGATATGTAAgttaatgaatttttaaatgctaaacaaacctgatatttatagaaagCAAGTCAATGAtgaccttgttttcagtgcctACTTATTAATTATGGCAAGATGATTGCTCGTATCCTGCTTGCTGACACCAGCTGCTCTGACAATCCATATTGTCCCCTTTGCCCTATCCATTCCAAATGATTTGACAACAATTATTACCAAGATAAGATTTGACAACAATGATTACCAAGATAAGATGTCCCCGTACTTGTGCATTTGAGTGCGATGTTTTTATCGAGGTAACCCAGCCAGGGAGATATCATCTGGGTTCTGTCTGAGAGCACGTGCTCCCTTAGCCTGGGTAAATGATGCTCTGACATCTATCTACCCGGCCCCTTACGTTATCCTATTGAAAGCTTTCCATGATCCGAGCTATTCATCTATTGTTTTGGACTATCCATGACCCGGGTTCTTCTGAGGGTGAGTGCGGTGTTTTTATCGAGGTAACCAAGAAAAGGAGATATCATCTGGGTTATGTCTGAGAGCACGTGCTCCCTTAGCCCTGGTAAATGATGCTCTGACATCCATCTACCCGGCCCCTTACGTTATCCTACTGAAATCTTTCCATGATCCGAGAGCTATTCATCTATTGTTTTGGACTATCCATGACCCGGGTTCTTCCGGAGGTATCACCAATCCATGATCTGAGTTCTTCCAGGGGTatcaccacacacacacacacatatattgttagagtagatgtcctgcaagccaactgttggctagagattttattgactcagttgtaataaacaatctttattttaatacaattcattatttcatggtttgttatttcttcatctgtatacccatgtgaacaatatagataaagaccttgattatactttaatacaaatggatcgtaattcgatgttgaaactcatttgtaaatactGTATGAtataaattcgttcctagtcgattcagccacctaaaacatggataaaggtcgcttgatctcgagactagcatctgtgatgttttgtactgcgtttcttgataagggcatagagatgtctaaacatgcagatggatagtcatatgatgattataccgaacaaccctccctcggactttccaagtggttatcattcatcgagaggataagtccgtggttatgattgtacaccattagtccttacgacatgggacaacactgaggctctatatgctagggctgtgctttgactcgtttaccggctccaagaGAGTCATCAAGTGgagaggttgggtacagttgagacacatataggagccagtgcattgtagtcggggattcaccgctcacctacgggtgtggatatcctatgtgatctgatgaaataatagtgcgttgaatttctggccagagtatgagatgtaagTTGTTGAAGGAGTTCTTTAATAGTACTTGcaatgccactatttatatgtgtcacacagttatcgaattattatgcgaccctcgatgaaccaatggttgcaaattcgatcgggatatatgagatgaagggaccgtactatacgttaatcataatcgactggttcttgcaggcaatatcagtgatacctagggaatcatggggcaaTGCTACTAGACGCACTTACCATGATTcaatgggtttaatcagaaatatgatttctgacattctcatgatcaattgttgatacatagaatggggcaaataagggtaagcccgaataaaggattatgtcctgaatcacaaggagttgtgaacccacggctagctgtatccctgaaccattgagggtcaaaCAAGCAAtagatcatttgttcccgttgagagaataaagtcaaggagttgaatttataatttaaatactaaattcaaatgttgaatttatgatggatttaatttattaagctcaaaagttgagtttattaagttttaaatttttgaggtaataaattcaaggagttgaatttattatttaaatattaaattcaaatgttgaatttataagagatTTAAATTAAACGTAATGGGTctatgtataatgggcttgtaggagtacaacaccaacatacatattattaaagttcttaattggactttaaaaaattaattaattaattaaactagttggactagaataattaattgtttaagcccattaagtgtttaattttattaatggaccctaagtttatatatatgtgtgtattatGCTTAATGTTAAACaaaattcattcaaaattttttgaaaaaccctagcctcaaCTAAacaccaaatttttgaaaattcatttCCCATCTCctctcaattttcggccatgctCTCTTGAAAAGAGATTGAGCCGCCTTTCGAATTAATAATCTCAACGTAAAACTTCTTccaaatattctagtgctatttagaagaggaacaaatcatctagtcgtggacttgattagATGAATAAAGAAAGGAGTTTCCGAAGAACATTCGTAGGGATTCATTAAGAGCTAGATCCGTCAATACCGCATTAGTCGGAGCCGAGTGAAAATTGTTCACCAAaggtaaaatttttaaacatcctatgtatgtttaatttataaaaccatacgagtgctcaaacaaatatatatttttattgtcaaaataaaataaaaattttaaacttccgctgcgttttgggcacgagaaaatcGAGATCCGACAATGGTATCAGAGTCAGGTTCTTTATATCGTatgattttaaatcatattaaataatttatttctaaccacacaagaaaatttttcagaaaattgatgcacaataaaaatttatttttccagaaattaaaaaaaattattttcgaatctgcccggaactgttccgggcaatCCGTGCACGCAGGGCCGCGCACGGTGGCGGGCAGCGTGCGCGCGGCGTCGGGCGCGCAGATCGCAGTGTCACGCACGCCAGCGGGCAGTGCGCGCACGGCCTCCGGCACGCCTGCGCATGCCTGTGCGCGCGTGCCTGCCAGTGCCCGATACGATCGGACAACAGGCGGGCGGCGCGGGCAGCTGCCCGGGAAGTTCTCGGACACTGTGCTGATtattgggcttgaattgtttaaGCCCagggtgcgattttctgatttttcaaaactttatattaaattgatattttatgaaaatgagttcaatttatttttgaaaaattaatttttggaaaattaataattttcttgtaaaataaataattagaatgtgattttaattatttatggtaaaaatgagttttacaaagaaatcaaatattattgaattaattggaaattaaataaaggtgtttatttgatttattaaattctttaataattgtggtgattagtaataaaattattatatgtatgatttattagttaattaaatttgtttaattaattgatgttaatatttgatattaaatgcatgaagaaTGATCGAGAGTCTTGACcatatgttatgatattttactgttttattcactttgttaatatttgatattattaaagtgggtcTGGTTTAtagcccgttcccacccccatgagattatcccttatgtgccatggctatttaaatgtaattattagaaatagtgggagatcaagactggaagatggtgggcccaatgcacaagatgaagacatgtaaaatattggaagctcttgtaatagttgcatttgcatccatgcattcacctaggttttggacctggatccatgtatggctcacatggatctaatagtgttggcgattgatcatccttatttattgttgaatgtcatattatgatatatgtgatataaagtagcatgcatgtatgtatattattaaataatatagttgcatgaattcGAAAAActtacaaactcgtggcacacgattttttaaattaaaatgatgagacaattttgaaattaaaatccctcattttgaatatgattcaaaatttatatcaaaccgtaaaagccaaaattaaaagagtttaatgtttccttgccttccatcaaccgtggttgcatgttgattactacccgcggacagtgtctgactcatattattggggaggtctggacgccggaaagctgtgacttccactggacatatgatgtgaattgagtggaactcccatgactttggctcatattattggggaactcatggcgaccgtccactacaattcaatattgatgggttggtttgacacgtgaaaataaacgacgtcagattattgggtccttattaaacgtgaggtaaaacacgcggaggtggcatatggatgcaattggattctaccttttagaaattataattggctgatattattcgggattataattgcctaattggactctacgtgcccactaaggaaatacgatttatctttttcatcagagggtggtggaaatgtcaaaatagtgggagaaaatttatagaataaaaaatccatattttatatcattaaattattttaaaataatcagcaacaattattctgtttccatatcagtatattttcgatttcgtcacgttatacatttttgttattaataagCTAACCAAACCaaactttcaagactggttgagaaattgttctgaattcggataaaatgcatacacactaatgtcagtcatgttgaactgacaaagcaggcaagatggtaggaccatagtatgcaagctaaagtgcaacatgctcgcttttatgtcaaatgaactgtagggacagtttgaggaaatgttgaatgctgctgacattcgaatgcacttgcaagagttgcatggtgcatgaaactcatacaatgatgcacagccctttcaaggagctcatgactacacgtatgcaagatgaggctttggcccatgagcgtggtgtacgtatgactgggtttattgagaatgtggtgggcctggaatatgtgattcctaacgagttactagataacatcaatttgttgtttttctcttcctcatttgacggggatacggtgaacttcaatttgaataagatagatgatagccttgaagagctagtcaatacgcttatgacttatgagatcagcataaaagagaaaaatgttgtttttctaatggacctctcgtcagacgaaaaatAGTGTTAAGAAAAGAAAGTATTATTCTCAAGAATTTTGGTGTATGACAAAATCAGGACAGCACGTAAACATCTGCAGTTCATATTTGTGTCAAGCATCAATCCAACCGGCTAAAGCTCAAAGGAGTATCAACCGCAAGTATTTACGACCGCTGGCAAATTGAGAACCAGATCATTAAAGAGAACCATTTATTTCTCAAATACATTCTCTGACCGGTTTAATACGTTTAAAAGTATTACACCATTTTGAAGTCAACGTATACCTACATCAGTTCCAAGAATGATCCACATTTAATTCTATCCCAGAAAAGGAAGACCAAGTATAGACTTCGAGTTCTGATGCTAAGGAAACAGCTATCATAAAAGAAACTCCTCAAGGAAAGCGCTTCAAAATTACGCTGAGCAAAAAGAACATTAAACGCGTCAATAAATGCTCATAAAGATG comes from Primulina huaijiensis isolate GDHJ02 chromosome 17, ASM1229523v2, whole genome shotgun sequence and encodes:
- the LOC140962426 gene encoding probable pectinesterase/pectinesterase inhibitor 12 produces the protein MASTIFKSLMILSSFFLSATHSLQSSSDSQSHLSHIKSFCKSTPFPDSCFDSLKLSLSINIRPSTLAFLLQTLKTAIAESLKLSDLFSNAGYSNLVEKQRGTIQDCKELHQITLSSLKKSISRLINSPDSRKLTDARTFLSAALTNRVTCLEGLSSATGSLKPTLISSLSTAYEHVSNSLSMISKPGSPSGGGNNRRLLGFPPWLSRGMWRILQGNEYDPRDLLTVAADGSGNFTTVSDAVNFAPNNSMDRTIIYIMQGVYQENVEIPSWKTNIVFIGDGNDVTWITGSRSVADGWTTFRSATVAVSGEGFLARGISFENTAGPEKHQAVALRISADLSALYKCVILGFQDSLYVHSFRQFFRECDIFGTIDYIFGNAAAIFQGCSIISRMPLPGQFTVITAQSRENPDENTGISLQNCSILATDDLYANSSVVRSYLGRPWKNYSRTVVLDSYIDEFIEAEGWTPWDGDQGLDTLYYGEYENFGPGSDTSKRVSWRGYRVMDYNEASNFTVSEFITGDEWLAYTSIPYDDGV